The DNA segment GGCGGGCCATGAGTTCGCGCAGCTTCCTGGCTTTGGTCACGTCTCCTCCACTCCTCCGCGCGGCGTTGCCATCCACGCCCGGCGGGCGACCGCGTCCGCATGCGTTGCGGTGCGCGTCCCCGGCGAGCGGCGCCCCGTCGTCACCGCGCGCGGGCAGCTCCGGGGGGCGCCTGATCTCGCTCTCCTCCCCGAGGAGCCGGGCCTCAGAACGGGGCCTGCCTTAACACCGTTCGCCAGTGCCGCCAATGGCAGGGCACGACCGGAGCAGACGATCGCGAAGGCGGCGGAGCGCGCTCCGCCACGCGGGGACGTGCGCGCTGCGGCGGTGCCTGATGGCGGGCGCGCGCGATGCTCGCCGCGCGCCCCCTTCGGCTCAGCCCTCGCGGCCGACGACCCCGCGCAAGCGGACCAGCCCGGGGCCCGCGCGGAGCACCGCCTGGCACGCGAGCCGGAGCCGCGGCGGGGCGCCGAGGCGCTCGAGCAGATCGAGCTCGCCGCGCGCGGGCGGATCGAGGAGCTGCTCCCCTTCGACGACCTCGACGCGGCATGTGGCGCAGCGCGCGTCGCGGCACGAGAAAACGACCGGAGCGCGCGCGTCGTCGCAGACATCGATGAGCCTGCCGGCTCCCACCTCCGCGGTGACGGCGCGGCCGAGCGCGCCGTCCTCGAACACGACCGTGGGCACCGCCGATCCCTCCTCCCTGCGTGGCGCGCGAAGCCCTGGCACGTGGGTGCGCGAGGACCCGCGGCGCCTGGAGCGCGAGGGCCCCGGCCCGGACGGCGGAGGCGTGTCGGCTCCCTTTCACCGACGCCGAGAGCGCATTTTCTCGGGCGTCAGCACGCATTATACGACGAGCGATGACGGATCGCTGGGACGCAATCATCCTCGGCGGAGGGCCGGGTGGGTCGACGCTCGCCGCGTCGCTTGCCCGCCTCGGTCGCCGGGCCCTCGTGCTCGAGCGGGAGAGGTTCCCTCGCTTTCACATCGGCGAGTCGCTGCTGCCGCGATCCCGCGAGGTCTTCGAGCGGCTCGGGCTGGACGAGAAGCTGGACGCGCGCTTCCTCCGCAAATACGGCGCCCGGTTCCTGTGCTCGTCGACGGGGCGGACGCGGACGTACAGCTTCACCGACGCGTTCGATCCG comes from the Sorangium aterium genome and includes:
- a CDS encoding 2Fe-2S iron-sulfur cluster-binding protein, whose protein sequence is MPTVVFEDGALGRAVTAEVGAGRLIDVCDDARAPVVFSCRDARCATCRVEVVEGEQLLDPPARGELDLLERLGAPPRLRLACQAVLRAGPGLVRLRGVVGREG